A window of the Miscanthus floridulus cultivar M001 chromosome 14, ASM1932011v1, whole genome shotgun sequence genome harbors these coding sequences:
- the LOC136504094 gene encoding cysteine-rich receptor-like protein kinase 10, producing MARWRLLPILLIAIVRRPFGFGFPQAPPRSAVSVTGCGTANRRSLVNNLRAGAVFNGGFLNVSAGTPPDKAFGAAMCFADHSMADCQECLDMVSNSSLTECPNSRTASLIEDACVLRLADEPSLPIVFTAGNDGNSILLTEASKTYVAHRHAVSMNSTRWKLMTQLAAAASASPRRQAHGSLQAYTGSGVVYGLVQCWLHLAPDKCAYCLRLMVEELTTGFCKNLCTKKF from the exons ATGGCTCGTTGGCGCCTTCTCCCCATCCTGCTCATCGCCATCGTCCGACGGCCGTTCGGTTTTGGTTTCCCTCAGGCTCCGCCACGTTCGGCCGTGTCAGTGACCGGCTGCGGCACG GCGAACCGCCGTAGCCTCGTCAACAACCTGCGCGCGGGCGCCGTTTTCAACGGAGGTTTCCTCAACGTCAGCGCCGGAACCCCTCCAGACAAGGCATTCGGCGCCGCCATGTGCTTCGCCGACCACAGCATGGCCGACTGCCAAGAGTGCCTGGACATGGTGTCTAACTCCTCTCTCACGGAATGTCCCAACAGCAGGACGGCGAGCTTGATTGAAGACGCGTGTGTCCTCCGGCTCGCAGACGAGCCTTCCCTCCCTATCGTCTTCACCGCCGGCAACGACGGAAACAGCATCCTCCTGACGGAGGCTTCTAAGACCTACGTCGCCCACCGCCACGCGGTCAGCATGAACAGCACGCGGTGGAAGCTCATGACGCAGCTCGCTGCGGCGGCCAGCGCATCGCCGCGGCGGCAGGCGCACGGGAGCCTGCAGGCGTACACAGGCTCCGGCGTGGTGTACGGGCTGGTGCAGTGCTGGCTGCACCTGGCGCCGGACAAGTGCGCCTACTGTCTCCGCTTGATGGTTGAAGAGCTCACGACTGGTTTCTGTAAGAATTTATGTACGAAGAaattctaa